The proteins below come from a single Salinilacihabitans rarus genomic window:
- a CDS encoding helix-turn-helix transcriptional regulator, whose amino-acid sequence MNYHYRVDVVAEVRSGLTGSDAVGPLAQVGGDPHLAALLGIVALALLGGVLVIRNRLERSEERTDSPAPANEEFVTDRERVRQLVKENGGRMKQSAIVDSVEWSKAKVSRLLADLEEDGEVTKLRLGRENLVCLPGHEPAASQSTETTGGE is encoded by the coding sequence ATGAACTATCACTACCGAGTCGACGTCGTCGCCGAGGTCCGGTCCGGACTGACCGGGAGCGACGCCGTCGGTCCGCTCGCGCAAGTCGGCGGGGACCCCCACCTCGCGGCGCTGCTCGGCATCGTCGCCCTGGCGCTGCTCGGCGGCGTGCTGGTCATCCGGAACCGACTCGAACGCTCCGAGGAACGAACCGACTCGCCGGCCCCCGCGAACGAGGAGTTCGTGACCGATCGGGAGAGAGTCCGGCAACTCGTCAAGGAGAACGGCGGGCGAATGAAACAGTCGGCGATCGTCGACTCGGTGGAGTGGTCGAAGGCGAAGGTGAGCCGCCTGCTCGCCGATCTCGAGGAGGACGGCGAGGTTACGAAACTCCGTCTCGGCCGCGAGAACCTCGTCTGCCTGCCGGGACACGAACCGGCCGCCTCGCAGTCGACGGAGACGACCGGCGGGGAGTGA